A window of the Hordeum vulgare subsp. vulgare chromosome 5H, MorexV3_pseudomolecules_assembly, whole genome shotgun sequence genome harbors these coding sequences:
- the LOC123396733 gene encoding cytochrome P450 90A4 translates to MDAGALQLAATAVAIVAVALVCRWFLVACAARGRKQRPRLPPGSTGLPLIGETLRLISAYKTPDPEPFIDERVARHGGVFTTHIFGERTVFSADPAFNRLLLAAEGRAVSCSYPSSITTLLGARSLLLTRGTAHKRLHSLTLTRLGRPASQPLLAHIDRLVLATMRQWEPTATVRLLDEAKKITFNLTVKQLVSIEPGPWTESLRCEYVKLIDGFFSIPFPFASFLPFTTYGQALKSRKKVAGALREVIRRRMEERGEENGVKEEMDGKREKKDMVEELLEADGGSFSEEEMVDFCLSLLVAGYETTSVLMTVAVKFLTETPAALAQLKEEHENMTKMKGENQPLEWSDYKSMNFTQCVINETLRVANIISGVFRRANTDIHFKGYTIPKGCKIFASFRAVHLNNEHYENARTFDPWRWQSNNKLQNEVGANLFTPFGGGPRLCPGYELARVVISVFLHHLVMRFSWEAAEEDRLLFFPTTRTLKGYPINLTRRSKSV, encoded by the exons ATGGACGCCGGCGCGCTCCAGCTCGCTGCCACCGCCGTTGCCATCGTCGCCGTCGCGTTGGTCTGCAGATGGTTCCTTGTGGCGTGCGCGGCCCGGGGCCGGAAGCAGAGGCCGCGGCTTCCGCCGGGCAGCACGGGGCTGCCCCTGATCGGCGAGACGCTGCGGCTGATCTCCGCGTACAAGACGCCCGACCCGGAGCCCTTCATTGACGAGCGCGTGGCGCGGCACGGTGGCgtgttcaccacccacatcttcgGCGAGCGCACCGTCTTCTCCGCTGACCCGGCCTTCAaccgcctcctcctcgccgccgagGGCCGGGCAGTCAGCTGCAGCTACCCTTCCTCCATCACCACGCTCCTCGGCGCGCGCTCCCTGCTCCTCACGCGGGGCACCGCCCACAAGCGCCTCCATTCGCTCACCCTCACCCGCCTTGGACGCCCCGCGTCGCAGCCCCTGCTCGCGCACATCGACCGCCTCGTGCTCGCCACCATGCGCCAGTGGGAGCCCACCGCCACCGTGCGTCTCCTCGACGAGGCGAAGAAGATCACCTTCAACCTCACCGTCAAACAGCTCGTCAGCATCGAGCCCGGGCCCTGGACCGAGAGCCTCCGCTGTGAATACGTCAAGCTCATCGATGGCTTCTTCTCCATCCCCTTCCCTTTCGCCTCGTTCCTCCCCTTCACCACCTACGGCCAGGCCCTCAAG TCGAGGAAGAAGGTGGCCGGAGCGTTGAGGGAGGTGATAAGGAGGAGgatggaggagagaggagaggagaatggggtgaaggaggagatggacggaaagagggagaagaaggacatgGTGGAGGAGCTTCTTGAGGCGGATGGTGGGAGCTTCTCGGAGGAGGAGATGGTGGACTTCTGCCTGTCCCTGCTTGTTGCTGGGTACGAGACCACCTCCGTCCTCATGACGGTGGCCGTCAAGTTCCTCACCGAGACGCCGGCGGCGCTGGCACAACTCAAG GAAGAGCATGAAAACATGACAAAGATGAAAGGTGAAAATCAACCCCTAGAGTGGAGCGATTACAAGTCAATGAACTTCACCCAATGT GTGATAAATGAGACACTTCGTGTGGCCAACATAATCAGTGGGGTATTTAGGCGAGCAAATACTGATATTCATTTTAAAG GTTACACTATCCCGAAGGGCTGCAAAATCTTCGCTTCGTTCCGAGCTGTGCACCTCAACAATGAACACTATGAGAACGCCCGGACGTTTGACCCATGGAGATGGCAG AGCAACAACAAACTTCAGAATGAGGTAGGGGCCAACTTATTTACTCCCTTTGGCGGTGGACCTCGGTTGTGCCCTGGCTACGAGCTTGCTCGGGTCGTGATATCTGTTTTCCTCCATCATCTTGTGATGCGCTTTAG